One genomic region from Chloroherpetonaceae bacterium encodes:
- a CDS encoding FtsX-like permease family protein, translating to MLKNYLLTAWRNMLRQKTYTVINLIGLALGLASAGMIVLYVADELAFDEFHEKKDRIIRIGRRSIRDGKAEVSAVMPAPFGKMMKEKMTTIESAIRLFKFGGKDWQIEFQSISKGTKFKTNEILFADKEFFNVFSFELIQGNPETALEIPFSMVVSESFAQKRFGHTAIIGEKLKTSFGEVTITGVIKDPPKQSHICFEILGSFRTLELIPGVAWMMDNWSSSSYYTYVLLHKGVLLQQFEQELKATAEKLLNERIKGDNLKIQLLLEPLKDIYLRSELENQMSEVGNMNAILLFSTIGLVILILAGINFINLATARSMRRYKEIGIRKTLGAERKHIAIQFIAESVMLTLLSSIIAIGIIEVLLPEFNAFTEKKLSLGSSALSLLGFTSIPISNTILFFLSAFIVGVAAGLYPAAVLSRFLPSGSALYSRQKSSRIVRKALVVFQFSISAALIIAALIVKSQINYMNSKPLGFSTTPMIVIDVENEEARARLEALKNEFAKSAYIASVSLSGNVPSAPVGTWLMNIELSEGKEPLRTEMNMFLIDDQFIDQYELTTVAGRPYRKGEPLEMMNTEYGFSTQCSRGILLNETAIQTLGFKSPEEALGKKITKLFPGDGEVIGVVKDFHYKSLQTKIEPLALRIFPGQFSSLSLKLSPAACESSESVENTIREIKSIWARVIQNSDLRFSFLSERYEAQYRNQFRFGYLLSVFAVIAVAIGSLGLFGLSAFTAEERTKEIGIRKVLGASVGDIFSMIAADFLKLVGIAFVIAIPITHVVMKEWLNSFAYHTEPKLSLFFFSILLGIMIATITVSAHSIRVALTNPVKSLRYE from the coding sequence ATGTTAAAAAACTATCTGCTAACGGCGTGGCGAAATATGCTACGTCAAAAAACTTACACGGTAATAAATCTTATTGGATTAGCGCTTGGGCTAGCTTCTGCAGGGATGATTGTCCTTTATGTCGCTGATGAACTTGCCTTTGATGAATTTCACGAAAAAAAAGATCGAATTATCCGTATTGGCCGGCGCTCGATTCGTGACGGTAAGGCAGAAGTTTCAGCCGTTATGCCCGCACCTTTTGGCAAAATGATGAAAGAAAAAATGACGACGATTGAATCGGCGATTCGCCTTTTCAAGTTTGGTGGAAAAGATTGGCAAATCGAATTTCAATCAATTTCAAAAGGAACCAAGTTTAAAACCAATGAAATCCTTTTTGCAGATAAAGAGTTCTTCAATGTGTTTTCGTTTGAACTTATTCAAGGCAATCCGGAAACTGCCTTAGAGATTCCTTTTTCTATGGTGGTTTCGGAATCGTTTGCACAAAAAAGATTTGGTCACACGGCAATTATTGGAGAAAAACTTAAAACCTCATTTGGCGAGGTCACCATAACGGGAGTAATCAAAGACCCGCCAAAACAATCTCATATCTGCTTTGAGATTCTAGGGTCATTTCGCACGTTGGAACTAATTCCCGGGGTCGCTTGGATGATGGATAATTGGTCATCTTCCTCCTACTATACTTATGTCCTTCTTCATAAGGGCGTCTTGTTACAACAGTTTGAACAAGAACTAAAAGCAACGGCTGAGAAACTACTCAATGAACGAATAAAGGGAGATAACCTCAAAATTCAACTTCTTCTTGAACCACTAAAAGACATTTACTTAAGGTCAGAACTGGAAAATCAGATGTCGGAAGTTGGGAATATGAACGCAATTCTGCTTTTTTCAACAATAGGACTTGTGATTTTGATATTGGCAGGGATCAATTTCATCAACCTTGCAACTGCCCGTTCAATGAGACGATACAAAGAAATAGGAATCCGAAAAACACTCGGGGCAGAGCGAAAACATATTGCAATTCAATTTATTGCGGAATCAGTAATGCTTACCCTATTGTCCTCAATTATCGCCATAGGAATAATCGAAGTTCTTTTACCTGAATTCAATGCTTTTACTGAAAAGAAGTTATCGTTAGGTTCATCAGCCCTTTCGTTGCTTGGGTTTACATCTATACCGATAAGTAACACCATTCTCTTTTTTTTATCTGCTTTTATCGTAGGTGTTGCTGCAGGGCTTTATCCAGCCGCAGTTCTCTCTCGATTTCTTCCCTCTGGTTCCGCACTGTATTCACGCCAAAAAAGCAGTAGGATAGTGAGAAAAGCTCTCGTTGTATTTCAATTTTCAATTTCTGCAGCGTTAATTATCGCTGCACTTATTGTTAAGTCGCAAATCAATTACATGAATTCCAAACCCTTAGGTTTTAGTACAACCCCAATGATTGTTATTGATGTCGAAAATGAAGAAGCGAGAGCCCGACTTGAAGCACTAAAAAATGAATTTGCAAAGTCGGCTTATATCGCAAGTGTCAGCCTTTCCGGTAATGTTCCATCAGCACCCGTAGGTACTTGGCTTATGAATATCGAATTGAGTGAGGGGAAAGAGCCGCTTCGCACTGAAATGAATATGTTCCTTATCGATGATCAATTTATTGACCAATATGAACTGACCACTGTTGCCGGAAGGCCGTATCGAAAGGGAGAACCACTGGAAATGATGAATACCGAATACGGATTTTCTACACAGTGCTCCCGAGGGATATTGCTTAATGAAACGGCGATTCAAACCTTGGGTTTCAAGTCACCCGAGGAGGCTTTAGGGAAAAAAATTACCAAACTTTTTCCGGGAGATGGTGAAGTTATTGGTGTGGTGAAAGATTTTCACTATAAGTCGCTTCAAACCAAAATTGAGCCGCTTGCATTGCGAATTTTCCCGGGTCAATTTAGCTCTCTCAGTCTTAAACTTTCGCCGGCTGCTTGTGAATCCTCGGAGTCGGTTGAAAATACGATTCGCGAAATAAAATCGATTTGGGCAAGAGTGATTCAAAATAGTGATTTAAGATTCAGTTTTCTTTCGGAGAGATATGAAGCACAATATCGAAATCAATTTCGATTTGGATATTTACTGAGCGTCTTTGCGGTCATTGCGGTTGCTATCGGCTCACTTGGGCTTTTTGGATTATCAGCTTTTACTGCGGAAGAGCGAACAAAAGAAATTGGAATTCGAAAGGTTTTGGGAGCTTCAGTCGGAGATATCTTTTCAATGATTGCAGCCGATTTTCTTAAGTTGGTCGGTATTGCATTTGTGATTGCAATCCCAATTACGCATGTTGTGATGAAAGAGTGGCTCAATAGTTTTGCCTATCATACCGAGCCAAAACTCTCTCTCTTTTTCTTTTCAATTCTGTTAGGAATAATGATCGCAACTATAACCGTTTCAGCACATTCCATTCGCGTAGCCTTAACCAATCCGGTGAAGAGTTTGCGGTATGAATAG
- a CDS encoding ABC transporter ATP-binding protein, with translation MITLKNLQKVYRTDEVETTALRSINLQVKEGEFVAIMGPSGCGKSTLLNILGLLDNPNDGEFIFDGENVAGYSESQRAVLRKHKIGFVFQSFNLIDELTVFENVELPLLYQGVSSGDRKWRVDKALAQMNIMPRRNHFPQQLSGGQQQRAAIARAVVGNPKFILADEPTGNLDSKNRKEVMDTLSKLNESGTTIVMVTHSGEDADYAHRAVHLFDGQVVSENYKRTLKHG, from the coding sequence ATGATTACGCTCAAGAATCTTCAGAAAGTATATCGAACGGATGAAGTTGAAACCACCGCCTTAAGGAGTATAAATCTACAAGTGAAAGAAGGCGAATTCGTTGCAATTATGGGGCCTTCAGGTTGCGGGAAGTCAACCCTTCTAAACATCTTAGGATTGCTCGATAACCCCAATGATGGCGAGTTTATTTTTGATGGTGAAAACGTAGCCGGTTACTCAGAATCGCAACGAGCGGTACTTCGTAAACACAAAATCGGATTCGTTTTCCAGAGTTTTAATCTCATTGACGAGCTCACTGTATTTGAAAATGTTGAACTTCCCTTGCTTTATCAAGGGGTTTCAAGTGGCGATCGAAAATGGCGAGTCGATAAAGCACTTGCCCAAATGAACATCATGCCTCGCCGAAATCATTTCCCTCAGCAGCTTTCCGGTGGCCAACAGCAGCGAGCCGCAATTGCAAGGGCAGTGGTTGGCAATCCAAAATTTATTCTTGCCGATGAACCAACCGGAAACTTGGATTCTAAAAATCGAAAAGAAGTGATGGATACGTTATCAAAACTCAATGAGAGTGGAACCACTATTGTTATGGTGACACACTCGGGTGAAGACGCCGATTATGCTCATCGCGCGGTTCACTTGTTTGATGGGCAAGTGGTATCTGAAAATTACAAACGAACCCTAAAACACGGATGA
- a CDS encoding ribose-phosphate pyrophosphokinase produces the protein MIKTIKIFAGRSNRPLAEKIARHLSLPLCRAEVKNFSDGELSVQYNESIRGSDLFIIQSTNPPSDNLMELLILIDAAKRASASRITAVIPYYGYARQDRKDQPRVSITAKLNANLITTAGADRVLTMDLHAPQIQGFFDIPFDHLYSSIVLTEHIRQMELENFVIASPDVGGVKLARAYAQRLHTDLVICDKRRPKPNEAEIMNIIGEVKGKNVLLVDDMIDTAGTICQAAEAMKKNGAEKIYAVCTHPILSGKAVERLENSHIERVIATDSVLTNHAPCSKLDVVSISGIFAEAIKRIYDDSSVTSLFDELKQSDK, from the coding sequence ATGATCAAAACGATAAAAATTTTTGCTGGGCGAAGCAATCGCCCGTTGGCTGAAAAAATTGCAAGACATCTTTCCTTGCCTTTGTGCAGGGCAGAAGTAAAAAACTTTTCGGACGGTGAACTTTCGGTTCAATACAACGAATCGATTCGCGGTAGTGATCTATTTATTATTCAATCCACGAATCCACCTTCCGATAATTTGATGGAGTTACTCATTTTGATTGATGCTGCCAAACGCGCATCGGCAAGCCGTATCACGGCGGTGATTCCATATTACGGTTACGCTCGTCAAGATCGAAAAGATCAGCCGCGTGTTTCCATCACGGCCAAGCTGAATGCTAATTTGATTACAACAGCCGGGGCCGATAGAGTTTTAACAATGGATTTGCATGCACCGCAAATTCAAGGGTTTTTTGATATTCCGTTTGATCATCTCTATTCATCGATCGTACTGACCGAGCATATACGGCAAATGGAACTTGAAAATTTCGTAATTGCCTCGCCCGATGTTGGTGGTGTAAAACTTGCGCGCGCTTATGCTCAGCGGTTGCACACCGATCTGGTTATATGTGATAAACGCCGGCCAAAGCCGAATGAAGCGGAGATTATGAATATTATCGGCGAAGTAAAGGGAAAAAATGTGTTGCTTGTTGATGATATGATTGACACTGCCGGCACAATTTGCCAAGCCGCTGAAGCTATGAAGAAAAACGGTGCAGAAAAAATTTATGCCGTTTGTACACATCCGATACTTTCAGGCAAAGCAGTTGAACGGTTAGAAAATTCTCATATTGAACGCGTGATAGCGACTGATTCCGTACTGACCAATCACGCACCGTGTTCAAAATTAGATGTTGTTTCCATCAGCGGCATTTTTGCAGAAGCTATTAAAAGAATTTACGACGATAGTTCAGTAACATCGCTCTTTGATGAATTGAAGCAATCGGATAAATAG
- a CDS encoding sigma-54 dependent transcriptional regulator — protein MMLNSTAKLLIIDDNEDVLLAAKLLLKPYVSEVKTETKPEKLPEILSSNSYDVILLDMNFTRDVSGGEEGLFWLKEIIKIDPTAIVIMITAYGDIDLAVKAIKSGATDFIQKPWQNERLLATISTSLKLLESKRETASLTQKNKALSENGDRLFSEFLGKSPAMEKIFSTIEKVAPTDANILIQGENGTGKELVARAIHRASVRKNDIFLAVDLGSLSETLFESELFGHKKGAFTDAKEERIGRFLAASGGTLFLDEIGNTPLHLQAKLLSALQSQSVTPLGSNLSKPINVRLITATNANLHQLSREKSFREDLLYRINTIEIHLPPLRERGLDIALLATHFLNQFATKYKKGDMTFTPETISLFQKARWRGNVRELRHAVERAVILAESSLLTPEDFPNTEINPIEITGSIHQEKHTVNLESVEKEAIQKALEQCNGNITEAAKILGLTRGSLYRRLEKYGL, from the coding sequence ATGATGCTGAATTCAACTGCAAAACTTCTCATTATCGACGATAATGAAGATGTCCTTTTGGCCGCCAAACTTCTTTTGAAGCCTTATGTTTCGGAAGTAAAAACAGAAACAAAGCCGGAAAAACTTCCCGAGATCCTCTCTTCCAATTCGTACGATGTTATCTTATTGGATATGAATTTCACTCGCGATGTCAGCGGCGGCGAAGAGGGGCTGTTTTGGCTAAAAGAAATCATAAAAATCGACCCCACTGCAATTGTAATTATGATTACAGCGTATGGTGATATTGACCTTGCGGTAAAGGCAATCAAAAGTGGCGCAACTGACTTCATTCAAAAGCCGTGGCAAAATGAACGGCTTTTGGCCACCATTTCTACTTCTCTCAAACTTCTTGAATCAAAACGCGAAACTGCTTCACTAACCCAAAAAAACAAGGCACTTTCCGAAAATGGAGATCGGCTCTTTTCAGAGTTTCTTGGAAAATCTCCAGCGATGGAAAAAATATTTTCTACGATTGAAAAAGTTGCACCGACCGATGCCAATATCTTGATTCAAGGAGAAAACGGCACAGGCAAAGAACTCGTTGCGAGAGCAATTCACCGGGCTTCGGTAAGGAAGAATGACATATTTCTTGCCGTCGATCTCGGGTCACTCTCTGAAACGCTTTTTGAATCGGAATTATTTGGGCACAAAAAGGGTGCATTTACAGATGCAAAGGAAGAGCGGATTGGGCGATTTCTCGCTGCCTCAGGCGGTACACTTTTTTTAGATGAAATTGGCAATACACCCTTACACCTTCAGGCGAAACTTCTCTCGGCCTTGCAAAGTCAATCGGTTACTCCGCTTGGCAGCAATCTCTCAAAACCAATCAATGTTCGTCTTATCACCGCCACCAATGCCAATTTACATCAGCTTTCACGGGAAAAGTCATTTCGGGAAGATTTGCTTTATCGAATCAATACAATTGAAATTCATTTGCCGCCGCTCCGAGAGCGAGGTCTTGATATCGCGTTACTTGCCACCCATTTCTTAAATCAATTTGCCACGAAGTACAAGAAAGGGGATATGACCTTTACCCCAGAAACGATTTCTTTGTTTCAAAAAGCTCGATGGCGAGGAAATGTAAGAGAGCTTCGTCATGCCGTTGAGCGTGCCGTCATTCTTGCAGAATCATCCCTACTGACACCGGAGGATTTTCCCAATACCGAGATTAACCCTATTGAAATCACCGGTTCGATTCATCAAGAAAAGCATACCGTCAATCTTGAATCGGTGGAAAAAGAAGCGATTCAAAAAGCGTTGGAACAGTGCAATGGTAATATCACCGAAGCGGCAAAAATTTTAGGTCTTACAAGAGGCTCTCTTTACCGACGTTTAGAGAAATATGGTCTATAA
- a CDS encoding peptidoglycan recognition family protein has protein sequence MELYLPFAPLLAALGVMLTLSLAVERFLEIGSWLFDQLFLFRIEIYSSLKRDLEKEQLAFKEASELDEIRSFNHDLREIPPNPNFSFVEKSFDLLPMPIGNRNSITKEFWLNTLGCFVGIAGCKFSNFSIFTFLPFGNDSLPNTVLGMVLTGIIIGAGSKPVHFLIRFITERKLQVSRPEKIVGYRELLSANPSDEHEQINSESASIPSATVKQTTNGFNSANALKNEVLTHAPISLETLVGYLHHQGVHSKAIEHSHQRTAPIDLIVYHHTAMNSSAPFSEVIKEFERKKWLAGYHAVVFQNGAIEILTRWDRRGNHAAGYNFRSLGLAFQGNYETNPKVPFSNVNGRLGSSQATLPQLHAAARVIALWHFLYQVPLEFPQAVSDKKVISKAIKGIVPHRHLAFKACPGESFQFDLFQQTIVEYVTAWKKLDGFETALKNFKTQPYL, from the coding sequence ATGGAACTTTATCTCCCTTTTGCGCCACTTTTAGCGGCACTCGGTGTGATGCTCACGCTTTCACTTGCAGTTGAGCGTTTTTTAGAGATTGGCAGTTGGCTATTTGACCAACTTTTTCTTTTTCGCATTGAGATTTACTCATCCTTAAAGCGTGATTTAGAAAAGGAGCAGCTGGCATTTAAGGAAGCCTCGGAATTAGATGAAATTCGTTCATTTAATCATGATCTCAGAGAAATCCCTCCAAACCCAAATTTCTCGTTTGTGGAAAAATCATTTGATCTTCTTCCAATGCCTATAGGAAATCGAAATTCCATCACAAAAGAATTTTGGTTAAACACTTTAGGCTGTTTTGTAGGAATTGCCGGATGCAAATTCTCAAATTTTTCGATTTTCACTTTTCTGCCTTTTGGCAACGATTCCTTGCCTAACACAGTACTTGGTATGGTATTGACCGGTATCATTATTGGCGCAGGAAGTAAGCCGGTACATTTTTTGATTCGCTTTATTACGGAGAGAAAATTACAAGTATCTCGTCCTGAAAAAATTGTGGGATATCGTGAATTGCTTAGCGCAAACCCATCTGATGAACATGAACAGATAAATTCTGAAAGTGCTTCAATACCTTCCGCTACTGTTAAACAAACTACTAACGGATTCAATTCGGCTAATGCTCTGAAAAATGAAGTTTTGACGCATGCTCCAATTTCACTAGAAACACTTGTGGGCTACCTGCACCATCAAGGGGTTCATTCTAAAGCGATAGAACATTCTCATCAGCGCACCGCACCAATTGATCTTATCGTTTATCATCACACAGCGATGAACAGCAGCGCGCCTTTTTCTGAAGTAATCAAAGAATTCGAACGAAAAAAGTGGCTTGCGGGATATCATGCGGTAGTGTTTCAGAACGGGGCAATTGAAATTTTAACCCGTTGGGATAGGCGGGGCAATCATGCGGCAGGATACAATTTTCGCTCGCTTGGGCTGGCATTTCAAGGCAATTATGAAACAAACCCTAAAGTACCGTTTTCAAATGTGAATGGCAGGCTTGGTTCTTCGCAAGCCACATTGCCTCAGTTACATGCAGCTGCTCGCGTTATTGCGCTATGGCACTTTCTTTATCAAGTTCCGCTCGAATTCCCTCAGGCAGTTTCAGATAAAAAGGTTATTTCAAAAGCGATAAAAGGAATTGTTCCTCATCGTCACTTGGCATTTAAGGCTTGCCCCGGAGAAAGTTTTCAATTTGATCTGTTTCAACAAACAATTGTTGAATATGTAACCGCTTGGAAAAAATTAGATGGATTTGAAACTGCACTAAAAAATTTCAAAACACAACCCTACTTATGA
- the lpxD gene encoding UDP-3-O-(3-hydroxymyristoyl)glucosamine N-acyltransferase, giving the protein MRANEIKDYLSEKLGSSVDYFGDPTLELSKLAKIEEAGYGEISFISNPKYEKFLTTTEASALIVSKDLKIESARPGLGLFQVDDAYLAFVFLLEKFTPPIELIRNGISPSSFIHPSAILADGVSVGENAFIGENVRIGRNTRIFQNSVILAGSLLGEDCTIYPNVTIYHGSKIGHRVTIHSGAVIGADGFGFAPRSDGRYHKIPQIGIVRIGNDVEIGANTTIDRATITETVIEDGVKIDNLVQIGHNCKIGKNTVIAGQVGISGSTKIGENCLLGGQVGLVGHIEIGNKITIGSKAGVAKSFLNEGESLRGIPARPIRHQLRQEALLGKLADLIETVKVMQKELDELKSKST; this is encoded by the coding sequence ATGAGAGCAAACGAAATTAAGGACTATTTATCTGAAAAACTTGGAAGTTCTGTCGATTACTTTGGCGACCCGACGCTTGAGCTCTCGAAACTCGCCAAAATTGAGGAAGCCGGATACGGAGAAATTTCCTTTATTTCTAACCCGAAGTATGAGAAGTTTTTGACTACCACTGAGGCCTCTGCATTAATCGTTTCAAAAGACCTTAAAATCGAATCCGCTCGCCCCGGGCTTGGGCTTTTTCAGGTGGATGATGCTTATTTGGCGTTTGTCTTTTTGCTTGAAAAATTTACACCTCCAATCGAATTAATCCGAAACGGCATTTCACCATCCTCATTTATTCATCCTTCTGCGATTTTGGCTGACGGGGTTTCTGTTGGCGAAAATGCTTTTATTGGAGAAAATGTTAGAATTGGCAGAAATACCCGAATATTTCAAAATTCAGTCATTCTTGCAGGTTCACTTCTTGGTGAAGATTGTACGATTTACCCAAATGTGACAATCTATCACGGGTCAAAAATTGGGCATCGAGTAACGATTCACTCGGGTGCGGTTATTGGAGCGGATGGATTTGGTTTCGCACCAAGGTCAGATGGGCGGTATCATAAAATTCCCCAAATAGGGATTGTACGCATTGGAAACGATGTTGAAATCGGTGCCAATACCACGATTGACCGTGCTACAATTACTGAAACCGTTATCGAAGATGGTGTAAAAATAGATAACCTTGTTCAAATTGGGCATAACTGCAAAATCGGGAAGAACACCGTCATTGCAGGGCAAGTTGGCATTTCGGGAAGTACGAAAATAGGTGAAAATTGCCTTTTAGGTGGTCAAGTTGGGCTCGTAGGGCATATTGAAATAGGAAATAAAATCACTATCGGTTCAAAAGCAGGCGTTGCAAAATCGTTTTTGAACGAAGGGGAATCGCTTCGAGGCATTCCCGCTCGCCCGATTCGCCATCAGTTGCGCCAAGAGGCTTTGCTTGGAAAATTGGCTGATCTAATAGAAACCGTGAAAGTGATGCAAAAGGAACTTGATGAATTGAAGTCAAAATCGACTTAG
- a CDS encoding HlyD family efflux transporter periplasmic adaptor subunit: MSSEIDERSAMSSIEGEVFINQDSKMDRNIKKSFWSKERIALLAFSAVLSLAIIFGLIYRGSSKKKVERSKLLISEVKVGQFQEFIPLSGNVFPKTTFYLDLIQGGQIEKVYLEQGAQVKQGDLILKLSNAAFLLDATTRESQIFEQMSNLRNTRILMEQNTIARRGECIQIEAQLTEQKSAFNRLLLLHRQKLVSSQEFEQAENRLNELEKRFALSQLAFKQDSLFRENQLNQIEESMQRLKLNLEAVKSSVENLMVRAAMPGILTAITDQVGKAVVSGERVGQIDSEYAFKIRAPVDEYYISRVYEGQKAVATIEGNKIMLTLSKVFPEVRNGRFEVDFQFENTPAGIRRGQSIQIRLELGEQLQAVQIERGDFYQKTGGQWIYALSNDERTAKKRVIKIGRQNPDDFEILSGLSGGEKVVVAGYELCEDADELILND, from the coding sequence ATGTCAAGCGAAATCGATGAGCGCAGCGCAATGAGTTCCATTGAAGGTGAAGTCTTTATCAATCAGGATTCCAAAATGGATAGAAATATCAAAAAATCGTTTTGGAGCAAAGAGCGTATTGCTCTGTTAGCTTTTTCTGCCGTTCTCTCACTCGCAATTATTTTTGGTTTGATTTATCGAGGAAGCTCCAAAAAAAAGGTTGAGCGGTCAAAACTTTTAATCAGTGAAGTAAAAGTTGGGCAATTTCAGGAATTTATTCCTCTTAGCGGAAATGTTTTTCCAAAAACCACATTCTACTTAGATCTGATTCAAGGGGGGCAAATTGAGAAAGTTTATTTAGAACAGGGGGCACAGGTAAAACAAGGAGATTTAATACTTAAACTTTCCAATGCGGCATTCTTGCTCGATGCCACCACGAGAGAATCTCAAATCTTTGAACAAATGAGCAACCTTCGCAATACAAGAATTTTGATGGAACAAAATACTATTGCAAGGCGAGGCGAGTGTATCCAGATCGAAGCACAACTGACGGAACAGAAAAGTGCTTTTAACCGCTTGCTGTTGCTCCACCGTCAAAAGTTAGTCTCAAGTCAAGAGTTTGAACAAGCAGAAAACAGGCTGAATGAATTGGAGAAAAGATTTGCGCTTTCGCAACTGGCATTCAAGCAAGATTCACTCTTTAGAGAAAATCAACTCAATCAGATTGAAGAATCAATGCAGCGTTTAAAATTAAACTTGGAAGCTGTGAAATCAAGCGTTGAAAACTTAATGGTTCGCGCCGCTATGCCCGGAATACTAACTGCCATTACAGATCAAGTTGGAAAAGCCGTGGTGAGCGGAGAGCGCGTGGGGCAGATTGATTCAGAGTATGCATTTAAGATTCGAGCTCCTGTAGATGAATATTATATCAGTCGGGTATATGAAGGGCAAAAAGCGGTTGCCACGATTGAAGGAAATAAGATAATGCTTACCCTGTCGAAGGTTTTTCCCGAGGTTCGCAACGGCCGCTTTGAAGTCGATTTTCAATTTGAAAACACGCCGGCTGGAATTCGTCGAGGGCAAAGCATTCAGATTCGATTAGAACTTGGAGAGCAACTTCAAGCAGTTCAGATCGAGCGAGGAGACTTCTATCAAAAAACAGGGGGTCAATGGATTTATGCTCTTTCTAATGATGAGCGAACTGCAAAAAAGAGAGTGATCAAAATTGGTCGTCAAAATCCAGACGACTTTGAGATTCTCTCAGGACTTTCGGGAGGGGAAAAAGTTGTCGTTGCAGGCTATGAATTATGTGAGGATGCAGATGAACTTATCTTAAACGATTGA
- a CDS encoding 50S ribosomal protein L25/general stress protein Ctc has product MQTITLEAKTRAVGKKSELKQLRREGFVPATLYHRGEDCVTLTVKEAELRQLVYTTQSHLVNLKFQDGKEKQAVMKDAQFDPVTDSLIHADFLSLKDDEKVEITVPVLYKGTPVGQIKGGKLQVILHKVSVRALPADIPEHIDVDVSILDLSQSVHIGDLRKTYATSKFEILGETTTSLVTLISPSRLAAAEAAAIASPADGAAPAEPEVIAKGKEKGEKEK; this is encoded by the coding sequence ATGCAAACGATAACGCTTGAAGCCAAAACGAGAGCCGTGGGAAAGAAAAGCGAATTGAAACAGTTGCGCCGTGAAGGGTTTGTTCCGGCAACCCTTTATCACCGCGGAGAAGATTGTGTCACCCTTACCGTTAAAGAAGCCGAGCTTCGCCAATTGGTCTATACCACTCAATCACACCTTGTGAATTTGAAATTCCAAGACGGAAAAGAAAAGCAAGCCGTCATGAAGGATGCTCAATTTGATCCTGTGACGGATTCGTTGATTCATGCCGACTTTCTTTCATTGAAAGACGATGAAAAAGTTGAAATTACCGTTCCGGTTCTTTACAAAGGAACGCCTGTTGGACAAATCAAGGGAGGAAAACTTCAAGTTATTTTGCACAAAGTTTCTGTTCGAGCCTTGCCTGCCGATATTCCTGAGCATATCGATGTTGATGTTTCAATTCTGGATTTATCCCAATCCGTTCACATCGGCGATCTTCGCAAAACCTACGCGACTTCAAAGTTTGAAATTTTAGGAGAAACCACCACTTCGCTTGTCACCCTCATCTCGCCAAGCCGCTTGGCCGCCGCTGAAGCCGCTGCAATCGCATCACCTGCTGATGGCGCAGCACCAGCAGAACCTGAAGTCATCGCTAAGGGTAAAGAAAAGGGTGAAAAGGAAAAATAA